A section of the Clostridium felsineum DSM 794 genome encodes:
- a CDS encoding DUF3783 domain-containing protein — MKNNGRMFIYGFDEKEIDELKKIVSENKLPGFSKIEENMSEMRIRDIIKGVKMETHNEELPNCKLVLFNKFVDKEIETAIKAIRNITESSPIFATVTPTSMNWTIKHLLDELNKEREWYIKNGYKNV; from the coding sequence GATGAAAAAGAAATAGATGAGTTAAAAAAAATAGTAAGTGAAAATAAGCTTCCGGGATTCTCAAAAATAGAAGAAAATATGAGTGAAATGAGAATAAGGGATATAATAAAAGGTGTTAAGATGGAAACACATAACGAAGAATTACCGAATTGTAAGCTTGTTTTGTTTAATAAATTTGTAGATAAAGAGATAGAGACAGCTATAAAAGCTATAAGAAATATAACTGAGAGTTCACCAATATTTGCAACAGTAACACCAACATCTATGAATTGGACTATAAAACATTTATTAGATGAATTAAATAAAGAGCGCGAATGGTATATAAAAAATGGATATAAAAATGTTTAA
- a CDS encoding LexA family transcriptional regulator → MNRAGEKVKIIREEAKLSQKQFAKKLGVNEKFINEIESGRKVITESIIHRIKKLYGKDINDINMTVDEEVTETNYEFKSVQKKKEKSEVWTDAFSSILKSVPVYDYTFKNVIDKKSLPVINNKIEGFNQDKVFFIKIENNDMTGFRIMKDDIAFGHTTVEIENNAICLIEYNNLRVLRQIKRLDSNKLLLISNNGNLMTQTVQVHDIKIIGKITKVEFSV, encoded by the coding sequence ATGAATAGAGCAGGAGAAAAGGTTAAAATTATAAGAGAAGAGGCTAAATTGTCTCAAAAGCAATTTGCTAAGAAATTAGGGGTTAACGAGAAATTTATTAATGAAATTGAAAGTGGAAGAAAAGTCATAACTGAGAGTATTATACATAGAATTAAAAAATTATATGGAAAAGATATAAATGATATAAATATGACTGTAGATGAAGAAGTTACAGAAACTAATTATGAATTTAAAAGTGTTCAAAAGAAGAAGGAAAAAAGTGAAGTTTGGACAGATGCATTTAGCTCAATATTAAAAAGCGTACCTGTGTATGACTATACATTTAAAAATGTAATAGATAAAAAATCACTTCCTGTAATAAATAATAAAATTGAGGGTTTCAATCAGGATAAAGTGTTTTTTATAAAGATTGAAAACAATGATATGACAGGTTTTAGAATAATGAAAGATGATATAGCTTTTGGACATACCACAGTTGAAATAGAAAACAATGCTATTTGCCTTATTGAATACAATAATCTCAGAGTATTAAGACAAATAAAAAGGCTAGATAGCAATAAATTACTTCTTATAAGCAATAACGGGAATTTAATGACACAAACGGTTCAGGTGCATGACATTAAGATTATAGGTAAAATAACTAAAGTAGAGTTTTCGGTATAA
- a CDS encoding BlaI/MecI/CopY family transcriptional regulator, producing the protein MKNISDSEWKVMKVIWSKPPMLASEIIEKLSEETDWNPKTIHTLIRRLVTKGVLKAEKEKNYYSYYPLVSEEECVQAETKTFLEKCFEGSFNVMISNFIKGDKLSDKEIDELEKLLESKKSR; encoded by the coding sequence ATGAAAAATATATCGGATTCCGAATGGAAGGTTATGAAGGTTATTTGGAGTAAACCTCCTATGCTAGCTAGTGAGATAATTGAAAAATTAAGTGAGGAAACAGATTGGAACCCTAAAACAATTCATACTTTAATTAGACGTTTAGTTACAAAAGGTGTGTTAAAGGCAGAAAAAGAAAAAAATTATTACAGTTATTATCCATTAGTATCTGAGGAAGAGTGTGTTCAGGCAGAAACAAAAACTTTTCTTGAAAAATGTTTTGAAGGTTCTTTTAATGTAATGATATCTAATTTTATTAAAGGTGATAAACTATCAGATAAAGAAATAGATGAACTTGAAAAATTATTAGAAAGCAAAAAGAGTAGGTAG
- a CDS encoding M56 family metallopeptidase has translation MIDMVFIFKHILYMGVSSSLIILIILLVKKIFNKTLTIKWHYYIWILLIIRLTTPFYIQGNVSINNFAYSLVEKVSVHNKFINNIKSTTTSFSKNNLADNPNIKINKALDKGVKTKVRNKVNVKSNGSILIKASFIWMLGLMLIFMYIIYLNIFVAVKIKNYKKSYDVRLNSILESCKEIMKVRKNISILTSKEARTPSLYGLFRVKILACESHMERLTDNEIKYVFLHELAHYKRKDIVFNWIIIILQSIYFFNPLIWYAFYKMREDCEVACDDLALEKLNHSEYKDYGRTVLKLLRFFSESNFIPLTAGLAKNKSSYKRRIIMISNFKKRKFIYTIGSVTLIALVGFVGFTKLTSSNDKNIKNSKVAVDKKINPIKKADTKSNNQTSNVNNSQDKNVAAATPAPAQTPVQPVSDKNNNTKTNSTNTNKQNQQNKKVVEVNTLSSTASKAENTTPNQQSNVYESQSLGIEITFPESWSGKYYVSESSGWLTVYCKGQKHDGELLWIHRNSPELTGQGYDAINGKYVFTVGGADYFVGGPTGIMIEEDDPNFKDFMTMHSQLPELVNSMRAIK, from the coding sequence ATGATTGATATGGTTTTTATTTTTAAACACATATTATATATGGGAGTTAGTTCAAGTTTAATAATTTTAATTATACTTTTAGTAAAAAAAATTTTTAATAAAACTTTAACTATTAAATGGCATTATTATATATGGATTCTACTTATTATTAGATTGACTACTCCGTTTTATATACAAGGAAATGTAAGTATAAATAACTTTGCTTATTCTTTGGTAGAGAAGGTAAGTGTACATAATAAGTTTATAAATAATATAAAAAGTACGACTACTTCTTTTTCTAAGAATAATTTAGCTGATAATCCTAACATCAAAATCAATAAGGCATTAGATAAAGGCGTTAAAACAAAAGTTAGAAATAAGGTCAATGTTAAGAGTAATGGTTCAATTTTGATTAAAGCTAGCTTTATATGGATGCTAGGATTAATGTTGATATTCATGTATATAATTTATCTCAATATATTTGTAGCTGTAAAAATTAAAAATTATAAGAAATCATATGATGTAAGGTTAAACTCTATACTTGAAAGCTGTAAGGAAATTATGAAGGTTAGAAAGAATATAAGTATATTGACCTCCAAAGAAGCAAGAACTCCATCTCTTTATGGTTTGTTTAGAGTAAAAATTTTGGCTTGTGAGTCTCATATGGAACGTTTAACGGATAATGAAATAAAGTATGTTTTTCTTCATGAATTAGCGCATTATAAAAGAAAGGACATAGTTTTTAATTGGATTATTATAATACTTCAAAGTATATACTTTTTTAATCCTCTAATTTGGTATGCTTTTTACAAAATGCGTGAAGATTGTGAAGTTGCTTGTGATGATTTGGCTCTCGAGAAATTAAATCATTCAGAATACAAGGACTATGGAAGAACAGTACTGAAGTTATTAAGGTTTTTTTCAGAATCAAACTTTATACCATTAACCGCAGGACTCGCTAAAAATAAATCCAGTTATAAAAGGAGAATAATTATGATTAGCAATTTTAAAAAGAGAAAATTTATATATACTATAGGTTCAGTAACGCTAATAGCCTTAGTTGGTTTTGTTGGTTTTACTAAATTAACGTCGTCAAATGATAAAAATATAAAAAATAGTAAAGTAGCAGTTGATAAAAAAATAAACCCAATAAAGAAGGCAGATACAAAATCAAATAATCAAACTTCAAATGTTAATAATAGCCAAGATAAAAATGTTGCAGCAGCTACACCAGCGCCGGCACAAACACCAGTACAACCAGTTAGTGACAAGAATAATAATACAAAAACAAATTCTACAAATACCAATAAACAAAATCAGCAAAACAAAAAGGTTGTAGAAGTTAATACTCTTAGCAGTACCGCTTCAAAAGCTGAAAATACAACACCTAATCAACAATCGAATGTTTATGAAAGCCAAAGCTTAGGCATAGAAATTACTTTCCCAGAAAGTTGGAGTGGAAAATATTATGTATCAGAGAGTTCAGGTTGGTTAACCGTTTATTGTAAAGGTCAAAAGCATGATGGAGAACTACTTTGGATACACAGAAATTCTCCGGAACTTACAGGACAAGGCTATGATGCTATAAATGGAAAATATGTATTTACAGTTGGAGGTGCTGACTATTTTGTTGGAGGGCCTACAGGAATAATGATTGAAGAAGATGATCCTAATTTTAAAGACTTTATGACAATGCATTCACAGCTTCCAGAGCTTGTAAACTCAATGAGGGCTATTAAATAA
- a CDS encoding BlaI/MecI/CopY family transcriptional regulator — protein MKNISDSEWKVMRVVWSKSPILASEIIEEVIKDTEWNPKTIHTLIRRLVKKGVLRAEKEKTYYSYYPAVSKEECVQEETKTFLEKCFGGSFNVMLSNFIKGDRLSDDEINELEKLLENKKSR, from the coding sequence ATGAAAAATATTTCGGATTCCGAATGGAAGGTCATGAGGGTTGTTTGGAGTAAGTCTCCAATATTAGCTAGTGAAATAATTGAAGAAGTAATTAAAGATACTGAGTGGAACCCTAAGACAATTCATACTTTAATAAGACGTTTAGTTAAAAAAGGAGTATTAAGAGCAGAAAAAGAAAAAACTTATTACAGTTATTATCCAGCGGTGTCTAAAGAGGAATGTGTTCAAGAAGAAACCAAAACCTTCCTGGAAAAATGCTTTGGTGGTTCTTTTAATGTAATGTTATCAAATTTTATTAAGGGCGATAGGCTGTCAGATGATGAAATAAATGAACTTGAAAAACTATTAGAAAATAAAAAGAGTAGGTAG
- a CDS encoding M56 family metallopeptidase yields the protein MDNLVLIFKSIFYMGISSTLITLIILLVKKVFNKTLTTKWNYYIWILLIIRLTTPFYVQGNVSVHNFLYPIVEKVSMTNKIMYSVQNSKVSFTDNKEKNTVNSISNKKILKVNKNYSSLWVKASYLWIRVLILIFAYILLVNIFVTVKIKAYKESF from the coding sequence ATGGATAATTTGGTTTTGATTTTTAAAAGTATTTTCTATATGGGAATTAGTTCAACTCTAATAACTTTAATTATTTTGCTAGTGAAAAAAGTTTTTAATAAAACATTAACAACAAAATGGAACTACTATATATGGATTTTATTAATTATTAGATTGACTACCCCATTTTATGTACAAGGTAATGTAAGTGTACACAATTTTTTATATCCCATAGTGGAAAAGGTTAGTATGACTAATAAAATTATGTATAGTGTACAAAATAGTAAAGTTTCTTTTACAGATAATAAAGAAAAAAATACTGTAAATAGTATTTCTAATAAAAAAATTTTGAAAGTTAATAAAAATTATAGCTCTTTATGGGTCAAAGCCTCTTATCTTTGGATAAGAGTTTTAATTCTTATATTTGCGTATATACTATTGGTAAATATATTTGTAACTGTAAAAATAAAAGCTTATAAAGAATCTTTTTAG
- a CDS encoding AraC family transcriptional regulator, with product MKYFKTNISTPLSFFKAGQFICDNNWTHKAFKFEKDYEIIIGVKGSIYIMQDNEKYVVNPGDVLLLPPKIPHYGYAPSKEGSSFFWIHFLCNSEEYTLTNQDIYNEIVEFSDKTKVNESILLPTFFSLIDSGKPFIYLKQILHIVNSPYYTHLAANFLLSAFVVELTQQFVNSFTLSQKNNGIVNKKFFDILEFIRVNVTTELSVHTVANKFNFTPDHLTRLFKKNLGISTLKYINTLKISKAKELLINSDKTIKEISYILCFKDEKYFMKLFKMYEGVTPSQYRDAYPKTYINTEYSDPELPIPFYLTQKGQ from the coding sequence ATGAAATATTTCAAAACAAATATTAGCACTCCTCTTTCTTTTTTTAAGGCCGGTCAATTTATTTGTGACAATAACTGGACGCATAAAGCTTTTAAATTCGAAAAAGACTATGAAATTATAATAGGAGTAAAAGGTAGTATCTACATTATGCAAGATAACGAAAAGTATGTTGTAAACCCTGGTGACGTATTACTTCTACCCCCTAAAATTCCACACTATGGCTACGCACCTTCAAAGGAGGGCAGCAGCTTTTTCTGGATACACTTTCTATGTAATTCAGAAGAATATACTCTAACAAATCAAGATATATATAATGAGATTGTGGAATTTTCAGATAAAACTAAAGTCAATGAATCAATACTACTCCCTACATTTTTTTCCTTAATTGATTCTGGAAAACCATTTATATATTTAAAACAAATACTTCATATTGTAAATTCCCCCTATTATACTCATTTAGCTGCTAATTTCCTTTTGTCTGCTTTTGTTGTAGAACTCACTCAACAATTTGTAAATTCCTTTACTTTGTCACAAAAAAACAATGGGATAGTGAACAAAAAGTTTTTTGATATATTAGAATTCATTAGGGTAAACGTAACTACAGAACTTTCTGTTCACACTGTAGCAAATAAATTCAATTTCACACCTGATCACTTAACTAGACTATTTAAGAAAAACTTGGGTATTAGTACTTTAAAATATATTAATACCTTAAAAATTAGTAAGGCTAAAGAACTTCTAATTAATTCTGATAAGACCATAAAAGAAATTTCATATATACTATGCTTTAAAGATGAGAAATACTTTATGAAGTTATTTAAAATGTACGAAGGTGTAACTCCCTCTCAATACAGAGATGCTTATCCAAAAACATATATAAATACTGAATACTCAGATCCTGAGCTTCCCATACCATTTTATTTAACGCAGAAAGGGCAGTAA
- a CDS encoding glycoside hydrolase family 127 protein, with translation MEDIKLKNIKVTDKFWSRYMKIVKEDMIPFQWKVLNDEANIIIERERNDKNIPAEKSHAVENFKIAAGLKKGHHYGYVFQDSDVYKWLEAVAYSLTTGEDKKLEKAADEVINLIEMAQEDDGYLDTYFTIDAKERKFKRLLESHELYCAGHFIEASVAYYEATGKDKVLKIACKLADCIDRNFGREEGKIHGYDGHEEIEIGLTKLYLVTKEKRYLKLGRYFITERGKDSGFLRKQLEEDKNKQPILIGMNNFEAEYFQAHKPIVKQQTAEGHAVRFVYMCTALAEVARLTGTKEMYNACKVLWDNVTKKRMYVTGGIGSTVMGERFTFDYDLPNDTMYCETCASVGLVFFAHNMLKNEPKGIFGDVLERSLYNSCISGMSLDGKHFFYVNPLEVDPKASERDPGKSHVKVKRPAWFGCACCPPNLARTLTSIGKYIYTKDEETIYTHLYISNESSMNLKGEEIIVKQETDYPWKGNVNITVDGKDREFTVALRIPNWCNKYDIKVNEEAVKYDVLDGYAYISRKWGYSDKVNLNLLMEVQEIKANPYVKDDFGKVAIQRGPIVYCLEQEDNGKDLHLIKLPKNVQYKCEFDSELLLGVVKIKARGEKFIVKDDWGENLYSSDDNEDLYEEKVLTFIPYYSWANRNDGEMRVWIKKA, from the coding sequence ATGGAAGATATTAAATTAAAAAATATTAAAGTAACTGATAAATTTTGGTCAAGATATATGAAAATAGTTAAAGAAGATATGATTCCTTTTCAATGGAAGGTTCTAAATGATGAGGCAAATATCATAATTGAAAGGGAAAGAAATGATAAAAATATTCCGGCAGAGAAAAGCCATGCTGTTGAAAACTTTAAAATTGCTGCTGGATTAAAAAAAGGACATCATTATGGATATGTATTTCAAGATAGTGATGTATATAAATGGCTTGAGGCTGTGGCATACTCACTTACAACAGGAGAGGATAAAAAATTAGAAAAGGCAGCGGATGAAGTTATAAATCTAATTGAAATGGCTCAAGAAGATGACGGTTATTTGGACACGTATTTTACTATAGATGCCAAGGAAAGGAAATTCAAACGTCTTTTAGAAAGTCATGAGCTTTATTGTGCAGGTCATTTTATCGAAGCAAGTGTAGCATATTATGAAGCTACAGGAAAAGATAAAGTTCTTAAAATAGCATGTAAACTGGCAGATTGTATTGATAGAAATTTTGGAAGAGAAGAAGGTAAAATACACGGTTATGATGGGCATGAAGAAATTGAAATAGGACTTACAAAGTTGTATTTGGTAACTAAAGAGAAAAGGTATTTAAAACTTGGTAGGTATTTTATCACGGAAAGAGGAAAGGACAGCGGATTTCTTAGAAAGCAATTAGAAGAAGACAAAAATAAACAGCCAATACTAATTGGAATGAATAATTTTGAAGCGGAATATTTTCAAGCACATAAACCTATAGTTAAGCAACAAACAGCTGAGGGGCATGCGGTTAGATTTGTATATATGTGTACTGCACTAGCAGAGGTGGCACGGTTAACAGGAACTAAAGAAATGTACAATGCTTGCAAGGTTCTTTGGGACAATGTAACTAAAAAGAGAATGTATGTAACAGGGGGGATTGGCTCTACAGTAATGGGAGAGAGATTTACATTTGATTATGATTTGCCAAATGACACAATGTATTGTGAGACTTGTGCATCGGTTGGCCTTGTCTTCTTTGCACACAATATGCTAAAAAATGAGCCTAAGGGTATTTTTGGAGATGTACTTGAAAGAAGTCTTTATAATTCTTGTATCAGTGGAATGTCACTAGATGGAAAGCATTTCTTTTATGTAAATCCTTTGGAGGTAGATCCTAAGGCAAGTGAAAGAGATCCGGGAAAAAGTCATGTAAAGGTAAAGAGACCAGCTTGGTTTGGTTGTGCATGTTGTCCACCTAATTTGGCCAGAACTCTAACATCTATAGGTAAATATATATATACAAAAGATGAGGAAACTATTTATACGCATTTATATATATCTAATGAATCATCAATGAACCTTAAAGGAGAAGAAATTATAGTTAAGCAAGAAACAGATTACCCATGGAAAGGCAATGTCAATATAACTGTTGATGGTAAAGATAGAGAGTTTACGGTTGCGCTTAGAATACCAAATTGGTGCAATAAATATGACATTAAAGTAAATGAAGAGGCTGTAAAATATGATGTTTTAGATGGATATGCTTATATCAGTAGAAAATGGGGATATAGTGATAAAGTGAATTTAAATCTTTTAATGGAGGTTCAAGAAATAAAAGCAAATCCATATGTGAAGGACGATTTTGGCAAAGTAGCTATTCAGAGAGGACCTATAGTATATTGTTTAGAACAAGAGGACAATGGCAAGGATCTCCACTTAATAAAGCTGCCTAAAAATGTTCAGTACAAATGTGAATTTGATTCAGAATTGCTTCTTGGAGTTGTAAAAATTAAAGCAAGGGGAGAAAAATTTATCGTAAAAGATGACTGGGGAGAAAATCTTTATAGTAGTGATGATAATGAAGATTTGTATGAAGAAAAAGTGCTTACATTTATACCATACTACAGTTGGGCAAATAGGAATGATGGAGAAATGAGAGTTTGGATAAAAAAAGCTTGA
- a CDS encoding MFS transporter: MDKKSLRGLMIYMENKVPFYQKISYGATDCAGNLLYVVISTYLLYFFTDVFGLSVGIAGTLLLATRLVDAVDAPIWGFLVDHTHTKWGQSRPYFLWICIPFAFFTWLTFTTPSLSPQMKVVYAAVTYICAGVCYTGIATPITSILPNLSNDSKERVVLNSYRMVGGNIGKLFTNLTLPLVAILGAGNDRKGFSFTLAIFGVVAVILLISAFKNLRERNVSKLKSIPIKKSVGAVKGNWPWILLVTANLIYWIGSNVMSSSQIYYFQYNLHMKYLVSVVGALSFLTIGGMILIPFMVKISNKRSVMIGSLIVSAVANMLIHFAGGSVAAVIILYVISSIGSGVACSMPFAMLSDTVDFGEWKTGIRASGFLTSIGSAFCIKAGSGIGGFIPAQIMGAFGYVANKTQTASSLFGIEFSFVWLPAILFLAACIPMVIYGKYEKNEINIKNELEARRAVQA, encoded by the coding sequence TTGGATAAAAAAAGCTTGAGAGGATTGATGATATATATGGAAAACAAAGTGCCTTTTTATCAAAAAATTAGCTATGGTGCAACTGATTGTGCAGGTAATTTACTATACGTAGTAATAAGCACATATTTGCTTTATTTTTTTACTGATGTATTTGGGTTAAGTGTAGGAATTGCAGGAACATTACTTTTAGCAACAAGATTAGTTGATGCAGTAGATGCTCCAATATGGGGATTTTTAGTTGACCACACTCATACAAAGTGGGGACAAAGTAGACCATATTTTTTATGGATATGTATTCCCTTTGCCTTTTTTACATGGCTTACCTTTACAACACCTAGTTTGTCGCCCCAAATGAAGGTGGTTTATGCAGCTGTCACATATATCTGTGCAGGTGTTTGTTATACAGGTATAGCCACACCGATAACATCAATATTACCTAATTTATCTAACGATTCTAAGGAGAGGGTTGTACTAAATTCTTATAGAATGGTCGGAGGAAACATAGGAAAGTTATTTACAAATTTAACTTTACCATTGGTTGCAATTTTGGGTGCTGGAAATGACAGAAAGGGATTTTCATTTACTTTAGCTATATTTGGAGTTGTAGCAGTAATACTTTTAATATCAGCCTTTAAAAATTTAAGAGAAAGAAATGTTAGTAAATTAAAATCTATACCAATAAAGAAGAGTGTAGGAGCTGTTAAAGGAAATTGGCCTTGGATACTTCTAGTTACTGCAAATTTAATATATTGGATTGGTAGCAACGTTATGTCATCTTCTCAGATATATTATTTTCAGTATAATCTTCATATGAAATATCTAGTATCGGTAGTAGGTGCATTATCCTTTTTAACTATAGGTGGAATGATACTAATACCATTTATGGTTAAGATATCAAATAAGAGGTCAGTTATGATAGGATCACTTATAGTTTCAGCAGTAGCAAACATGTTAATACATTTTGCAGGAGGAAGTGTAGCAGCTGTTATCATACTATATGTCATAAGTTCAATTGGGTCAGGAGTTGCTTGTTCTATGCCATTTGCAATGTTATCTGATACAGTTGATTTTGGAGAATGGAAAACAGGCATAAGAGCTAGTGGCTTTTTAACATCAATAGGCAGTGCATTTTGTATTAAAGCAGGAAGTGGTATTGGAGGATTTATACCAGCGCAAATCATGGGGGCGTTTGGCTATGTTGCAAATAAAACACAAACGGCTTCTTCATTGTTTGGAATAGAATTCAGCTTTGTATGGTTGCCAGCAATATTATTTTTAGCAGCATGTATACCCATGGTGATATACGGCAAATATGAAAAAAATGAAATTAATATAAAGAATGAGTTGGAAGCTAGAAGAGCAGTTCAAGCTTAA
- a CDS encoding CBM35 domain-containing protein codes for MNKKGISMILGIIFTISLAGGVKGIKVKAETNNFTVDLSNQYRNVTHVASGSLYGLSDENKPSDDLLMPTKPNVFTQMAPNGGQLPNGEASPTGDALKLAEKAARSGAKINIRFPDMYKDFPYKWISLDDWNSKIDSIVDSTLASKAANIYAYELWNEPNWTWNEKSSGISFNEVWKKTYDRVKAKDSKTKILGPSISLYDEPWLKNFLTYCKENNCLPDIMCWHELGDAKGVIDVQYIEEHVKDYRNLEKSLGINNRQICIDEYGVTTEEAVPGSMIRYFSEFERAGVESACSAFWFRPGRLSNIITEDGNPNGGWWLYKWYGDMSGKMAMTTPVSQTSLNLDGIASVDSSKKTASVLFGGADGDNNILVKGFNSNKFFNNKVHVKVEEAPWYGVDTKLSQAKEVFEGNFNVVDGKINVPVTGMNKSFGYRMTITNKEGYINRYEAEEAVVNHANKFSNEGASNGQYIGQIDYKDSYVEFNVTAKDAGPYNMKIGYANGNSQVSSQKLYVNGDMQADVNYDSTAGWMSSGKSGTKDVQIKLKKGDNKIRFSNSQNGYAELDYIQLSKVAKTFKVRQEAENALINNATVNLSSYGSNDAFVGMINFGDSYVQYNMNVPEGGKYKLEVGYANGESSASTQNLSINGGENKVITFEKTGGWMASVPNMGYRKILNLSVDLKKGDNTIKFSKGNTGYVEQDYIEVTK; via the coding sequence ATGAACAAAAAGGGTATAAGTATGATTTTGGGTATTATATTTACTATATCACTAGCAGGTGGAGTTAAAGGTATAAAAGTAAAGGCAGAAACTAATAATTTTACAGTAGATTTATCAAATCAGTATAGAAATGTTACGCATGTTGCATCAGGTTCATTATATGGTTTATCGGATGAAAACAAACCATCGGATGATCTTTTAATGCCAACTAAGCCTAATGTATTTACTCAAATGGCACCTAATGGTGGTCAGCTTCCAAATGGTGAGGCAAGCCCAACCGGAGATGCACTAAAATTAGCAGAGAAGGCAGCAAGAAGTGGTGCAAAAATAAATATAAGATTTCCAGATATGTATAAAGACTTTCCTTATAAATGGATTAGTTTAGATGATTGGAATAGCAAGATAGACAGTATAGTAGATTCAACTTTAGCATCAAAGGCAGCTAATATTTACGCCTACGAGCTTTGGAATGAACCAAATTGGACCTGGAATGAGAAGAGCTCTGGAATTTCATTTAATGAAGTATGGAAGAAAACCTATGATAGGGTAAAGGCAAAAGATAGTAAAACGAAAATCTTAGGACCAAGTATAAGCTTATATGATGAACCTTGGCTAAAGAACTTTTTAACTTATTGTAAGGAAAATAACTGTTTGCCAGATATTATGTGTTGGCATGAACTTGGGGATGCAAAAGGTGTAATAGATGTTCAGTATATAGAGGAGCATGTAAAGGATTATAGAAATCTTGAAAAAAGTCTTGGAATAAACAATAGACAAATTTGTATTGATGAATATGGAGTAACTACAGAAGAAGCCGTTCCTGGATCTATGATACGATATTTTTCTGAGTTTGAGAGAGCAGGAGTAGAGAGCGCTTGTTCAGCATTTTGGTTTAGACCAGGTAGATTAAGCAATATAATAACGGAGGACGGTAACCCTAATGGCGGCTGGTGGCTCTATAAATGGTATGGGGATATGAGTGGAAAGATGGCAATGACAACTCCGGTATCACAGACATCTTTAAATCTAGACGGGATTGCTAGTGTTGATAGTAGTAAAAAAACTGCTAGTGTGCTATTCGGTGGTGCGGATGGTGATAATAACATTTTAGTAAAAGGCTTTAATAGTAACAAATTCTTTAATAATAAAGTGCATGTTAAAGTGGAAGAAGCACCATGGTATGGAGTGGATACTAAGCTTTCTCAGGCTAAAGAAGTATTTGAAGGAAACTTTAATGTAGTTGATGGAAAGATAAATGTGCCAGTTACAGGAATGAATAAAAGTTTTGGATATCGAATGACCATTACCAATAAAGAGGGTTACATTAATAGATATGAAGCTGAAGAAGCAGTAGTAAATCATGCCAATAAATTTAGTAACGAAGGGGCTTCAAATGGACAGTATATAGGACAAATAGATTATAAAGATAGTTATGTGGAATTTAATGTAACTGCAAAAGATGCTGGACCTTACAATATGAAAATAGGATATGCTAATGGCAATTCACAGGTTTCGTCACAAAAATTATATGTGAATGGTGATATGCAAGCAGATGTAAATTATGACTCTACAGCAGGATGGATGTCTAGTGGAAAAAGTGGAACAAAGGATGTACAGATTAAGCTTAAAAAGGGAGACAACAAGATAAGATTTAGCAATAGTCAAAATGGATATGCAGAATTAGATTATATACAATTATCTAAAGTAGCTAAGACATTTAAAGTAAGACAGGAAGCAGAAAATGCACTTATTAATAATGCAACTGTAAATTTAAGTAGTTATGGTTCCAATGATGCATTTGTTGGTATGATAAACTTCGGTGATAGCTATGTTCAGTATAATATGAATGTACCTGAAGGTGGTAAATACAAATTAGAGGTAGGATATGCTAATGGAGAAAGTAGTGCTTCAACTCAAAATTTAAGCATTAATGGAGGCGAGAATAAGGTTATTACCTTTGAAAAAACAGGAGGCTGGATGGCAAGTGTTCCTAATATGGGTTACAGAAAGATTTTAAATTTATCTGTAGATTTGAAAAAGGGAGATAATACAATTAAGTTTTCTAAAGGAAACACAGGCTATGTAGAGCAGGATTATATTGAAGTGACAAAGTAA